A single Mercenaria mercenaria strain notata chromosome 9, MADL_Memer_1, whole genome shotgun sequence DNA region contains:
- the LOC123546497 gene encoding monocarboxylate transporter 12-like — translation MSETDRETTKEKNEKELKSQNGTLLKNRASSYPQFADLDEGWAWVVLAGSFGTFCLMGATQFASGIIHMILLHKYQASVSLTSVAGAVHVSIISIGAPVSTFILEKCSCRIAIVTSGCLFFVGYFGTAFAPNIECVIFTYGVVAGVGGAVGYTANMVVVGYYFQRKRNIAMGIAVAGAGVGISLLAQVMHFIYNQYGSFGFFLLISGIFSQSIVFGMVSKPSKLELYTKCRRAQQIIAEKNKYVTNCISIRSHLAISTNKAVLCLSLGLFNFCLGTYLVYLHLPNYIVEMGFQPSVAANLVSLSGILTIVGRILTGCIATVKYIRDDILYCLPMFILGIMTIVYPHISSTFAGHLTYAIFLGLFFGNAYVLTASVSVKHIGIVNLAKAIGIQYCFAGLGALLGPIMAGIIVDAGGSYEDAFYTAGAFLLLAGITSGMATYVSGPESHETGNNMTDIEMNEETSKLR, via the exons ATGTCCGAGACCGACAGGGAAacgacaaaagaaaaaaatgaaaaagagttAAAGTCACAGAACGGGACATTACTGAAAAACAGAGCTAGCTCTTATCCTCAGTTTGCTGACTTAGACGAAGGCTGGGCATGGGTGGTGCTCGCAGGAAGTTTTGGAACATTTTGTTTGATGGGAGCTACGCAGTTTGCTTCGGGTATAATACACATGATCCTTCTACATAAGTACCAGGCTAGCGTGTCACTGACATCTGTTGCAGGAGCTGTCCATGTCTCAATAATAAGCATTGGAG CGCCGGTATCCACATTCATATTAGAGAAGTGCAGCTGTCGAATTGCTATAGTAACATCCGGTTGTTTATTTTTCGTGGGTTACTTTGGAACAGCGTTTGCACCAAATATTGAATGTGTGATATTCACATATGGAGTTGTTGCTG GTGTAGGTGGAGCAGTAGGCTATACAGCTAACATGGTGGTTGTTGGATATTATTTCCAGAGAAAGAGGAACATCGCCATGGGCATTGCCGTAGCTGGAGCCGGCGTTGGAATAAGTTTACTTGCTCAAGTGATGCACTTTATCTACAATCAGTATGGATCGTTCGGATTCTTTTTATTGATTTCGGGAATATTCTCTCAAAGTATTGTTTTTGGAATGGTCTCGAAACCAAGCAAGTTGGAGTTATACACTAAATGTAGACGAGCGCAACAAATTATTGCTGAAAAGAACAAATATGTGACCAACTGTATCAGCATAAGGAGCCACTTAGCTATTTCAACAAATAAAGCGGTGCTTTGCTTGAGTTTAGGACTGTTTAACTTTTGTCTCGGAACTTATTTAGTATACCTACACTTACCAAACTACATAGTGGAAATGGGTTTTCAACCTTCTGTAGCTGCAAATCTTGTTTCTTTATCTGGGATTTTAACTATCGTAGGGAGAATACTTACTGGTTGCATAGCAACTGTCAAATATATAAGAGATGACATTTTATACTGCCTACCTATGTTTATACTGGGTATCATGACAATTGTATATCCGCATATATCAAGTACATTTGCTGGACATTTGACATACGCGATATTTCTTGGACTGTTTTTTGGCAATGCGTATGTCCTCACAGCAAGCGTATCGGTGAAGCACATAGGTATTGTTAACCTTGCTAAAGCCATCGGTATACAGTACTGTTTTGCTGGTTTAGGCGCACTGTTAGGCCCTATCATGGCAG GAATCATTGTAGATGCAGGAGGGTCGTATGAGGACGCTTTTTATACAGCAG GTGCCTTCCTTTTGTTAGCCGGTATAACCAGTGGAATGGCTACGTATGTATCTGGACCAGAATCTCATGAAACAGGAAATAACATGACAGATATTGAAATGAATGAGGAGACGTCCAAGCTTCGTTAA